In Brienomyrus brachyistius isolate T26 chromosome 19, BBRACH_0.4, whole genome shotgun sequence, one DNA window encodes the following:
- the sox7 gene encoding transcription factor SOX-7 — protein MAALISTYSSWPESFERSPADTELPDGHSAHRGTADKGSEPRIRRPMNAFMVWAKDERKRLAVQNPDLHNAELSKMLGKSWKALTPPQKRPYVEEAERLRVQHMQDYPNYKYRPRRKKQLKRICKRVDPGFLLNSLGPDQNVLPDVRARCRILDKDEEAGYSPGLPAIRTFREAAGSGSGFDAYPYGLPTPPEMSPLDAMDHEHSSFYSSPGSSASCPDERRPSPPHMSSAPPYHPDFSHGSLHCSGPHPSHMAMPASGTSLISSAPLSYYGSSFPPIQHGLHSHLGQLSPPPEHGNLETLEQLSQAELLEEVDRNEFDQYLNSTGHPEQSSMTITGHIQVAPVSTPHPSSASETSLISVLADATAAYYNNYGIS, from the exons ATGGCCGCTTTGATAAGCACCTACTCTTCGTGGCCGGAGAGCTTCGAGCGCTCCCCGGCAGATACGGAGCTGCCCGACGGACACAGCGCGCACAGGGGCACCGCAGACAAGGGCTCGGAGCCCCGCATCAGGAGACCCATGAACGCCTTTATGGTGTGGGCGAAGGATGAACGAAAGCGACTGGCGGTCCAGAATCCAGACCTCCATAACGCGGAGCTGAGCAAAATGTTAG GTAAGTCCTGGAAGGCGCTGACACCCCCCCAGAAGCGGCCATACGTGGAGGAGGCTGAGCGTCTGCGCGTGCAGCACATGCAGGATTACCCCAACTACAAGTACCGGCCGCGTCGCAAGAAACAGCTGAAACGCATTTGCAAGCGCGTCGACCCAGGCTTCCTGCTCAACAGCCTGGGGCCCGACCAGAACGTGCTGCCTGACGTTCGCGCCCGTTGCCGCATCCTGGACAAGGACGAGGAGGCCGGCTACTCGCCCGGTCTTCCCGCTATCCGGACCTTCCGGGAGGCGGCCGGCTCCGGCTCCGGTTTTGACGCCTACCCCTACGGGTTGCCAACACCCCCAGAGATGTCCCCGCTGGACGCCATGGACCACGAGCACTCCTCCTTCTACTCCTCCCCCGGCTCCTCTGCCTCCTGCCCCGACGAGCGCCGTCCCAGTCCTCCCCACATGAGCAGTGCGCCGCCGTACCACCCCGACTTCTCCCACGGGTCCCTCCACTGCAGCGGACCGCACCCCAGTCACATGGCCATGCCGGCGAGCGGCACCTCGCTGATATCCAGTGCCCCCCTGTCCTATTACGGCTCCTCATTTCCTCCCATCCAGCATGGACTCCACAGTCACCTGGGCCAGCTGTCCCCCCCTCCGGAGCATGGCAACCTGGAGACGTTGGAGCAACTGAGCCAGGCGGAACTCCTGGAGGAGGTGGACAGGAACGAGTTCGATCAGTATCTGAACTCCACCGGACACCCGGAGCAAAGCAGCATGACCATCACGGGGCACATCCAGGTTGCCCCGGTCTCCACGCCCCACCCTAGCAGCGCTTCCGAAACGAGCCTCATCTCCGTACTGGCTGATGCCACCGCCGCCTACTACAATAACTATGGCATCtcttaa